The genomic DNA GGTGAACTCGCCATCCGCGTACTTGACGTGTGAGACCGGGGTGATCACCGCGGCGGTGCCGCAGGCGAACACCTCGGTGATCTCGCCCGCCGCGGCCTTCTTCTGCCATTCGGCGACGTCGATCTTGCGTTCTTCGACCGTGAAGCCGGCGTCGGTGGCCAACTGCAGCAAGGAATCTCGCGTGATACCCGGCAACAGCGAACCGGACAGCTCAGGTGTGACGAGCCGGGCCGAACCGCCGCTGCCGAAGACGAAGAACAGGTTCATCCCGCCCATCTCTTCGACGTAGCGACGCTCGAGCGCGTCCAGCCACACCACCTGATCGCAGCCGTTGTCGGCGGCCTGCGCCTGCGCGAGCAGCGAGGCCGCATAGTTGCCGCCGAACTTGGCCGCACCGGTGCCGCCCGGTGAGGCCCGGACGTACTCATGCGACAGCCAGACGCTGACCGGCTTGATGCCACCCTTGAAATAGGCACCGGCCGGCGAGCCGATCACCAGGTAGCGGTACTCGTTGGCCGGGCGCACGCCCAGGCCCGGCTCGGTGGCGATCACGAACGGCCGCAGGTACAGCGACTCCTCGCCGCCGGCCGCGGGCACCCACTTCTCGTCGACCGCGATGAACTGGCGAAGCGACTCGATGAACGCGTCCTCGGGTAGCTCCGGAATGGCCAGCCGCCGCGACGAGGCGCGCAACCGCGCCGCGTTGGACTCCGGCCGGAACGACACGATCGAACCGTCCGCCCAGCGGTACGCCTTGAGCCCTTCGA from Mycobacterium sp. DL440 includes the following:
- a CDS encoding branched-chain amino acid aminotransferase — encoded protein: MTSGHLEFTVSANANPATDEVRESILANPGFGRFHTDHMVAIDYTAGQGWHDPQVVPYGPIELDPSAIVLHYAQEVFEGLKAYRWADGSIVSFRPESNAARLRASSRRLAIPELPEDAFIESLRQFIAVDEKWVPAAGGEESLYLRPFVIATEPGLGVRPANEYRYLVIGSPAGAYFKGGIKPVSVWLSHEYVRASPGGTGAAKFGGNYAASLLAQAQAADNGCDQVVWLDALERRYVEEMGGMNLFFVFGSGGSARLVTPELSGSLLPGITRDSLLQLATDAGFTVEERKIDVAEWQKKAAAGEITEVFACGTAAVITPVSHVKYADGEFTIADGQPGEITMALRDTLTGIQRGTFADTHGWMARLS